TCAATCGGGGTTTGGAGCGCGGATCTAGCTCCAATCCCCTCGTGCGAGGATTGCAGCCCGATTATTATTTCTCACCCAACACTCCATTATTCCCAAAACCTACCCTATAGCCAGTCAACACATAAGTGTATTGAGCGCTAAACGAGACCACCCCATCTGAACTTACTTCGCTACCCACAGAAATAGCCTGCACTCCTAGTAAGTCTGAATATAAAAAATACGATACTCCTGGCATTTCGTCACATACAGCCCGAATACTCTTCAGATAGTGATCCGTATGGTTATCCATATAATAAGGATGGCGAGAAACAACGTTAAAGGCGCAGCCAGAAAATTCCCATCTATCCCCCACGGTTACTTCTTCAGGTGGTAAATAGATTGCGATCCCTAGTTCTTTACCGATTGCATAGGATGCTTGTTTTCCATCACTTCTGACGAAGTCTGAGACTACCTCGTCAGAGTAAATGATATATCCCCCATCGTCTGTTGTCATGATCCCGATGGAATGAAGCGGATCAACCGCATCAAAATAGGGAAACATATCTACTATATCCAACATTCCTGCCGCCACATTGAAGGAAACGACGGTTGCTAGAAATGTTCCGCAAACAATTTGATACATAGTCGTTTCCTCCAGACATAAGAGGGGCGTCACACCCCCGCCCAGCGGCGCACCAGATTGTGGTAAATCCCGGTGAGCCGCACGGTTGTCGGGTCATCAAGGCCCTTCTCGGCGGCGAGGTCCTGCACGGACTGGTCGAGATCGAACAGCAGTTCCCGCTCGGCGCCGTCGCGGACCATGCTTTGTAGCCAGAAGAAGCTGCAAAGGCGCGTGCCTTTGGTCACCGGCTTCACATGATGGAGGCTGGTGGACGGGTACAGGACCATCGAGCCCGCATCGAGCTTCACCTCCTGCGCACCGTACTGCGTTTCGATCACCAGTTCGCCGCCTTCATATTCGTCTGCGCCCGCGAAGAAGAGCGTGGCTGAAAGGTCGGTGCGCATTTTGATCGGCGTGCCGGGGATACGGCGGATGGCGTTGTCCACATGCGTGCCGAAATTCTGGCCGCCCGAATAGCGGTTGAACAGCGGCGGGAAAATCTTTTCCGGCAAGGCTGCCGACAGAAACAGCGGGTTTGCGGCGAGCGCGGCGAGGATCACATCGCCGACCTTCGCAGCGGCAGCGGAGCCTTCCTTGAGTTGTTCATTCTTCTTGGCGCGGGCCGCCTGTGCGCCCGAGGTGGCGTTGCCATCAACCCAGTCGCCTGCTTCCAGCAGGGCACGGCAGGCTTTCACCTCGTCAGGGGTCAGGACATCGGGAATGCAGATCAGCATCAGCGGCCTCGTCTGGATAGCAATCCGCCGGGCAGAACCCGGCGGACAAGATGGTTCATTTGTCAGACTGCCCGGATCAGAAGTCGATGTCGAGCGTCACAGTAGCCGAGCGGCCCGGCGCGATATAGGTGAAGGGCGCGCTGCTGCGATACAGGCTGTCGTAATAGACCTTGTCGGTCAGGTTCTGCACATTCAGCGAGATTTCCACGCCTTCCTTCAGCTCGAAATGCGCGAAGGCATCGAAGCGCCAGTGCGAGGGCAGATAGGTGGTGCCGACATAGGTGGTGCCGCCATAAATCTTGCTCGCATACACCGCCGTACCGCCGAAGCTGAAGCGCTCGGTTGCCTGATATTTGGCAAGGAGCGTGGCGCTCGTCTCCGCCACGTTCGGCAGTTTGGAGCCGATCTCTACTTCGTTATCGGACGCAAGGATTTCGGTATCAAGAAGGGTGACGCCGCCAAACAGGCTGAGCTTTTCGGTCACATTGCCCGAAAGGCCGATTTCGAAACCGTCAACGCGCTGTTCGCCGTTGAGCGTGGTGACTTCCGACGAGCCCGAACCGGTGACCGAGCGGCCCGCCGTTTTCTCGATACGGAAGAGCGCGGCGCTCACCAGGAAATGCTCGTCGAACACGGCCCATTTGGTGCCAAGCTCGTAGTTCATGTTGCGTTCGGCATCGATGCTCTGGCTGCTGCCGGAGATGCCGCCATAGGCCGCACCGCCGCCGTCCACCTGCTCGCCCGGCGGGTTCGAGGAGGAGCCGATGGAGACATAGACGTTGCCGTTTTCAGCGGGCTTGTAGGTCACGCCTGCATGCCAGTTGAAGAAGTTGTCGTCGCTGCGAAGCTGCATGTCGCCGCCGCGGCCGCCGATGCTGGTGTAATCGATGCCGAAGTCATCGAAACGCAGCCCGCCGAAGACCTGCCACTGGTCGTTCAGCTCGATCGTGTCGATCAGGAAGAAGGCCTTCGTGGAGATTTCGGATTCGGTGTAGGACGTGCCCGGAACCGCGAAAAGGTCCCACGGCAGGTGCGGATCGGGGTTCCACAGATTCTGCGAAACCGAAGTGCTGCCGGGGGTCGGCGCACCGCCCGTGGACGGGTCTTCGGAATCGAGGAAACCGTAGGGGTTGTTGTGGATTTTCTCTTTCGAGAATTCGAAGCCGCCCACAAACGTGTGCTCGACGCCGCCGAAACCGGATTTCCAGGTCAGGTCCGTCTGGTTGACGAGATATTTGTTCGTCTGGTTCCGGTTCTTCGGGCTTGCCGATACGGTCCAGTTGGCCGGATCGGGATCGGTGGTCACCGGGCGTTCGGGCGCCGAGACCACATAACCGTTCCAGGTGTGGCCGTAACGCAGGACGCTCTTCAGCACCTTGCCGTCGCTCAGCTCAGCGCGGATCTGGCCGGTCACGATGTCGATATTGTTCTTGTGGAAGTCGCGGTTCACAAGGCCGTAGAAATTGTTGCGATCCACCTTGAAGGGCTCGTTGTTGGCCACGTCATAGGGCACGCCCCAATCCGGCAGGCCGTCGGTTTCAAGGTGATAATAATCGAGGCCGAGCTCAACGGATTCGTTCATCTGGTAGGCGGCAGCAGCGGCCACACCCCAGCGCTCGTTGAAGACCTCGTCACGGCCTGCGGTTTCGCTGTCGTGATACATGCCATTGACGCGCACCGCGAGCTTGTCGCTCAGCTGGCGGTTCACGTCAGCCGTCACGCGCTTGGTGTCGTCGGTGCCGACAGTCACTTCAACGTCGCCGAAATCCTTGGCTTGCGGGGCTTTCGAGATCATCGAAATGGCGCCGCCGGTGGTGCCACGACCGCCAAAGGCCGAACTCGGGCCCTTGAAGATTTCGATCTGCTCGACCGCGAAGGTCTCGCGCGAGGTAACGCCCGGATCGCGAACGCCATCGATATAAATGTCGTTGCGGGCATCGAAACCGCGGATGAAGACGCGGTCACCGAAAGCGTTGCCGCCCTCGCCGGTACCGAGCGTGACACCCGGCTGGATGCGCATCAGGTCGCGGAAGGTGCTGGTGCCGGTATCGTCGATCAGCTCTTTCGGCAGCACGGTGATCGATTTGGCCGCATCAAGAATCGATTGCGTCAGCTTCGAGGAAGCCGAACGGTCGATCTTGTAGGGCGCCATCGGGTCGGCATAGGGGTTCGAGCCGGCCTGACGGCCTTCGACCAGAACTTCCTCGATATCGTCATTCTTCGGGTTTTTCTTCGCGTCCGCCGTGTCAGCGAAGGCGTGGGAGCTTACGAGAGCGGCCGAGAGAAGGCCAACCGTGCCGCGCGCTGCATGGCGCACTGCAACTTTCCTCAGTGAAAGAGGCTGCTTGTTACCGGACATTTCGATCCCTGCGATTTTGTTATGGGGATGTCGGTGCAATCGAAACTGAAACTCACTCTCATGAACCGACGAACGCTTCCTTATATGCAATCCATTCGCAGTTTCAATCTCAAAAATGTCCTTTTGAGACAATTGTGACAAAAGCAAAGAAAAAGGCCCGCTCCAACAGGTGGGGCGGGCCTTTTTCAGGATTGCGTCAGGGCGGATACGCTCAGCTGCGTTCCATATTGTAAACCGCCTCGTCGGGGCTCAGCTGGAAGCCGACGATCACTTCATAATCGTAGCGACGAGCCTGCTCGATCGACGGCACCACATGACGGATCGTCTGGGCGCTCGAGGCTTTGCCGTCGGCGTCGAAATTCAGGGTCACCGGATAGGTCTTTTTGGTGATGATGCGGCTGTTGTCCTTCAGGACCGCCACGAAATAGGAAATATCCACCGTACGGCTCGTCAGCGCCGGGCCAGCCGTGGCGCCAACCACGAAGCGGGTGGTGGCTGTCACCTCGCCGCTTTCCTTGTCGTCGGGCTCTTCGCAGTCCGTCAGCACATTCATGATGGTGGCGGTGTAGGAGACATCCTGATCGGTGCGGCCGCTGCCAGCGAAGCGCGTGACCGTACCGGCGTCACCAACCACGGCAACGGCAGAGCAGCGTGAAATCTTCACCTCGAGCGGGTTTCTGTTGCAGGCTGCAACCATCAGGCAAAGCCCGGCAAGGACAAGAGCACGCGCGATCATGTATTCCCTTTCGATCAGTCTCAACGCCGCGGGGGTGCATGCACATCCCGAAGCGCCGCGATCATAGGGTGGCATTAGGGCAGGCGCAAGGCACCAATCGTTGCATCGCTCCGGGCGAGCGGATAGGCTCCGCCCCCATGATAGAAATCACCGACACGATAGGGCTCGACGAGGCCGAAATCAGCTTCACTTTCATCCGCGCCGGCGGGCCCGGCGGGCAGAATGTGAACAAGGTTTCCTCTGCGGCACAGCTCAGGTTCGACGCGCGCCATTCGCCGTCGCTGCCGCCCTATGTGCGGGCACGGCTTGAAAAACTGGCGGGATCGAAGCTGACAACAGCGGGCGAGATTGTCATCACCGCCAATCGCTTCCGCACGCAGGATGCCAACCGCGAGGATGCGACAAACCGTTTGATCGAGATGATCAAGGCGGCATCGATCAAACAGAAATACCGTGTGCCCACCAAGGCCTCGAAGGCGCAGAAGAAGAAGCGGCTGGAAGCCAAAGGGCACCGCTCCGGCATCAAGGCGATGCGGCGCGGCCCGGCGCGGGACGACTGAGCCCCTCTCCTACTCCTGCCGCAACACCTTCCGTGCAGCGCGCTGAACGTCGCCGGTCAAAGCTTCCAGGAGCCGGGCGCCAACGCGGGACGCCTGCCAGTAAAGCCGCACCTCCGTCACCTTGCCCGGCAGCAGTTCCACCAGTCGGCCGGACTTCACATAAGGGGCGGCCAGCATCTCGGGGTTCATCCCCCAGGCGAAACCGGCGAGGGTGAGATCGATGAAGGCCTGTGTGGACGGCACCCAGTGCCGAGGTGAGGCCAGATCAACTCCGCAATAGTCCTTCGCCCAGCGTGCCTGCAGATGATCCATCCGGTCGTACCGCAGCACCGGCGCAGCCTGCAGGCTGGCCTCATCCACCCCGTTCGGGAAATGCCTTGCGACATAGGCGGGGTTCGCCACTGCCAGATAGCGCAGCGCGCCGAGCGCCACGGTGCGGCAACCCTGCACCGGTGTCGGGTCTGCCGTCACCGCCGCCAGCACCTCGCCCGAGCGTAACCGCTCGGCCGTGTGGCCCTCATCCTCCAGCACCAGATCGAACAGTGCGCCGGTCTTTTCAGAGAAGCTCGTAAGCGCTGCCGGGAACCATGTGTTCAGGCTGTCGGAATTGACGGCAATCCGGATGACCGGGCGTTCCTCCACCTGCTGCCCCAGAATCGAGGGCAGTTCCCCCACCATTTCGCTTTCCATCAGGCGGACCTGCTCGACATGGGCACAAAGCCGCGCACCCACCGCCGTGGCGCGGCATGGCTGCTCCCGCACCACCAGCACGGTGCCAAGGCGTTCCTCAAGGAGCTTCAATCGCTGCGATATGGCAGAGGGCGTTACGCCAAGGGCAGCCGCCGCGCGCTCGAAGCTGCCTTCACGCACAATCGCCGCAAGGGCGGAGAGGGACGCATAATCAAGCACATTAGAAACCCTTAATTAACATTACATAATTGAGATACACTAATATAAGGAGCAGCGCTACAACGGCGCCATGACCGATATCTTTTCAACATTCGCCAACGGCTTTGCCATCACCGCCGCCCTCATCATGGCAATCGGGGCCCAGAATATGTTCGTGCTGCGGCAGGGCTTGCAGCGTGAACATGTAGGGCCGATCGTCCTTTTCTGTGTGGTGTCCGACGGCATCCTGATCAGCGCCGGAGTGGCCGGCATGGGGGCAGCGCTTGAGCTTGTCCCCGGCCTGTCGCTGTTCCTGTCGCTCGGCGGCGCCTGCTTCCTTGGCTGGTACGGGGCCGTTGCCTTTCGCCGGGCGGCGACATCAAGCTCGATGCAGGTTGCGGGCGGCGGGGGCAAAACGCTTGTCGCAGCCCTCGCCGGAGCCGCCGGCTTCACCTTCCTCAACCCGCATGTCTATCTGGATACAGTGCTGCTGATGGGTGCGGTGAGTTCAACGATTGCGGAGCAGTTGCGGCCCGTGTTCGTGGCAGGCGCGCTGACGGCCAGCGTCATCTGGTTCACAGCCCTCGGCTTCGGGGCGCGTTTCCTGTCGCCCCTCTTCGCCCGGCCTGCCGCCTGGAAGATCCTTGATATTTTGGTCGGCACCATGATGGTGACCATGGCAATCGGGCTGCTGGTCCACGCCTTCGATCTGGCTTGAAGCCCTGACTTCAGGCCAGCTTGCCGAGCGACTTGAAGCCTTCGCCGAACACACGGGTCATGCGGTCAAGGATTGCGGCAAAATCGCCGGACCGGCACTGCCCGCCTGACAACACATCGATACGGCCCGTTTGCGCCAGCGACAGGGAAATCGCACCCGACATCAGGTGATAGAACCAATAGATATCGGCTTCCTTCACATCCGGGCGCACCTCGGCCAGCATCTCCACCAGCCGCCGCACCACGGGATCGAACGGCGTGTGGGTCGTATCCACATCGCCGCCCATCGCCGTGCTGTTCAGCTTGGCGATCAGCGCACCATAGTTCAGAAAACCCGGCTCGCCCGACATCATGAAACGGAAGGTCGGCTCCAGATAGGCCCGCACCACGCCCTCGGCCGTCATCTTGCCCGCATGGCCTGCAGCATAGGCATCGAGCGATACCTGCCGGGTTTCGTTCACAATCCCGGCCCGGCGGGCAATCACGGCATCGAAAAGCCCGGCCTTGGTGTTGAAATAATAGTGCAGAAGCGACGTATCGGTCGCCGAAGCCGAGGCAATCTCGCGCATCGTGACCCCGTCATAGCCGCGCCGTGCCAGCAGCTCCTCGGCAGCGTCCAGAATACGCTCCCGCGATTCCTCGCGCCGGTCCGCCTGCCGGCGCCGCACCGGTTGTTTCTTTGCGGTTGATACTGCCGCCATCCCTGTCCCCTCTTGTTGGCGCCACTTTGGCCCGGCAGCCGGATCATGACAAGTTCGAATTTAAATTTATTGATCGATCAATAAATAAATTGACACCAACCCGGTTTGGCGCAAGCCTGATGCTCGGCGCGTGGAGGGCGCCCGCCCCGGGACGTTACGTCAGGGGCTGAAAACGGGAGGGTTTCATATGATCAGGGTTCAACGGACTCTGCCGGCGCGGCTTCTGCTCGCCGGCGCTTCGGCAACGGCACTTGCCTCCGGCATGCCGGCCATTGCACAGGATACAACGGGCGACGAAGAGGCGCTCACCATCGATACCATCGTTGTTACGGCCCGGCGCCGCGACGAATCGATTGTCGAGGTGCCGATTGCCGTCAGCACCTTCGACGCCGACAAACTGGATATGCGCGGGGCGCTGGATATCACCGCCCTGCAACGCAACACGCCGAACCTGACACTGCAGGTTTCGCGCGGCACCAATTCCACCCTCACCGCCTTCATCCGCGGCGTGGGCCAGCAGGATCCCCTGTGGGGCTTCGAGCCCGGCGTCGGCCTTTATGTGGACGATATCTATATCGCCCGCCCGCAAGGCGCGATTCTCGACATTTTCGATATCGAACGGATCGAAGTGCTGCGCGGGCCCCAGGGCACGCTTTATGGCCGCAACACCATAGGCGGTGCGGTCAAATATGTCACCCGGCGGCTGGGGCAGGAGCCGACCTTCAAGGTCCGCACCAACCTTGGCAATTACGAACAGCGCGATCTCGTGGCCTCGGGCTCGGTGCCCCTTGGCGACAAGGTGGCACTGGGTGCCGCGATCGGCTGGTATAACCGCGATGGCTATGGCACCAACCATTTCACGGGCGCCGAAACCAACAACAAGAAGTCGTTCGCAGCTCGCCTCACCCTTGAGGCAACGCCCAGCGAAAACCTCTTCTTCCGCCTGAGCGCGGACCGCACAGACGACGATTCGAACGCCAACCATGGCCACCGCGAAGCGGCTGTCCCTGCTGATTGGGCCGTGTTGCCAGCTGTTCTGCCGGGCTACAGCCCCTCGGCCCAGCCGGTGCCAGCGGGTGCCTTCCCGGTGCAGGCCAACAAGTATGACACGTGGGCCGGCCTCGGCGACGATAACGAGGTCATCACCCAAGGGCTTTCGGGCCTTGTCGAATGGACGCTGAGCGACAGCCTCGTCTTCAAGTCGATCACCGCCTACCGCGACGGCGTGACCCACGGCACCGGTATCGATTTCGACGGCACCCCTGCCCCGATCCTCGATATCAGTGCGGGCGGCTCGGTTTACGATGACCACCAGTTTTCGCAGGAACTGCAGCTGGTGATCCAGCGCGAAAGCTGGAGCGGTATCCTCGGCGCCTATTATCTGGATGCACTGGCAACCGGGCAATATGACACCGTGCTCGGCATTGGCGCTGCCGCCATTCCGGGCGTGCCGACCCCGCACCTCACGCAAGGCACCAGCGGCGAGGTGGATACCAAATCCATCGCGCTCTTTGGTGATTTCGACTTCGACCTTGGCGAGCGCTGGAACCTGTCACTCGGTGGTCGCTGGACCCGCGACAAGAAGGAAGGCACCGTCTTCAAGGCCAACTATCTGGGCCTTGGCTCGCCGATCTCGGGGGCGACCTCGAGCATCCTGATCCAGACGCTGACCGACTATACCCGCGAGCTGACCTTCGAGGAATTCACCCCGCGCGTCAGCCTTTCCTATGCCCTTGCCGATGATATGAATGTCTATGCCGCCTATAGCCGCGGCTTCAAATCGGGCGGGTTCGACATGCGGGGCGACGCCACCGCAACCCCGGCGACGCAAGAAGGCTACGAGCCTGAAACGGTCGATTCCTTCGAAATCGGCCTCAAGGGCAATGTGCTGGATGGCCGGCTTTCCTTCGCCGGTGCCATCTTCCACACCCTGTATGACGGCCAGCAGGTGACAAGCCAGCAGGTGAACCAATCGGGCACCGGCGTCGTCAGCTTTGTCGACAACGTCGGCTCTTCCACCATTAACGGCGCCGAGCTTGAGGCGACAGCCTGGTTCTCCAACGCCTTCAGTGTCGATTTCGCGCTCGGCTATGTGGACGCCAAGTTTGACGAATATCTGGCCTATGCCCCGGTTGGTGGCAGCTATGTGCAAGTGGATGTGGCCGACCAGCGCCAGTTCCAGAACACGCCGGAATGGAACGGCAACGTTGCCCTCAACTACACCGTCGATATGGACACCCGCGGCACGCTGGCGCTGCGCGGCGCCCTGTCGTTCCGCAGCTCGATCAATATGTTCGAGACACCCGTACCGGCCATCGACCAGCCGGCTTACGAGCTTCTGGACGCCAGCATTGTCTGGACGGCGGCCAACGAGAAATGGCGGGTCGGCATCCATGGCCGCAACCTGACAAACGAACGCTACAGGACCGGCGCCTATAACTTCCCGGGCCTCGCCTTCGGGGATTCGATTATCGGCTTCTACGGTGCGCCGCGCACCATCTTTGCCTCGATCGAGTATCGCTACTGACCGGGGCACGGTGCCGCCGGGTCCCCCAGGAACCGGCGGCGCCACCAAGGATGGATGACACGATGAAAGACTTTTTCTGGCGCTCGCAGGACGGGCTCAATCTCCATGCCGCCGACTATATGCCCGAGGGCCGTATAAAGGGCCTGCCGATCATCTGCGTGCCCGGCCTCACCCGCAACGCCCGCGATTTCAGCGATTTCGCACCGTGGGC
The Gimibacter soli DNA segment above includes these coding regions:
- a CDS encoding Fe2+-dependent dioxygenase — its product is MLICIPDVLTPDEVKACRALLEAGDWVDGNATSGAQAARAKKNEQLKEGSAAAAKVGDVILAALAANPLFLSAALPEKIFPPLFNRYSGGQNFGTHVDNAIRRIPGTPIKMRTDLSATLFFAGADEYEGGELVIETQYGAQEVKLDAGSMVLYPSTSLHHVKPVTKGTRLCSFFWLQSMVRDGAERELLFDLDQSVQDLAAEKGLDDPTTVRLTGIYHNLVRRWAGV
- a CDS encoding TonB-dependent receptor encodes the protein MRHAARGTVGLLSAALVSSHAFADTADAKKNPKNDDIEEVLVEGRQAGSNPYADPMAPYKIDRSASSKLTQSILDAAKSITVLPKELIDDTGTSTFRDLMRIQPGVTLGTGEGGNAFGDRVFIRGFDARNDIYIDGVRDPGVTSRETFAVEQIEIFKGPSSAFGGRGTTGGAISMISKAPQAKDFGDVEVTVGTDDTKRVTADVNRQLSDKLAVRVNGMYHDSETAGRDEVFNERWGVAAAAAYQMNESVELGLDYYHLETDGLPDWGVPYDVANNEPFKVDRNNFYGLVNRDFHKNNIDIVTGQIRAELSDGKVLKSVLRYGHTWNGYVVSAPERPVTTDPDPANWTVSASPKNRNQTNKYLVNQTDLTWKSGFGGVEHTFVGGFEFSKEKIHNNPYGFLDSEDPSTGGAPTPGSTSVSQNLWNPDPHLPWDLFAVPGTSYTESEISTKAFFLIDTIELNDQWQVFGGLRFDDFGIDYTSIGGRGGDMQLRSDDNFFNWHAGVTYKPAENGNVYVSIGSSSNPPGEQVDGGGAAYGGISGSSQSIDAERNMNYELGTKWAVFDEHFLVSAALFRIEKTAGRSVTGSGSSEVTTLNGEQRVDGFEIGLSGNVTEKLSLFGGVTLLDTEILASDNEVEIGSKLPNVAETSATLLAKYQATERFSFGGTAVYASKIYGGTTYVGTTYLPSHWRFDAFAHFELKEGVEISLNVQNLTDKVYYDSLYRSSAPFTYIAPGRSATVTLDIDF
- the arfB gene encoding alternative ribosome rescue aminoacyl-tRNA hydrolase ArfB; amino-acid sequence: MIEITDTIGLDEAEISFTFIRAGGPGGQNVNKVSSAAQLRFDARHSPSLPPYVRARLEKLAGSKLTTAGEIVITANRFRTQDANREDATNRLIEMIKAASIKQKYRVPTKASKAQKKKRLEAKGHRSGIKAMRRGPARDD
- a CDS encoding LysR family transcriptional regulator ArgP, whose amino-acid sequence is MLDYASLSALAAIVREGSFERAAAALGVTPSAISQRLKLLEERLGTVLVVREQPCRATAVGARLCAHVEQVRLMESEMVGELPSILGQQVEERPVIRIAVNSDSLNTWFPAALTSFSEKTGALFDLVLEDEGHTAERLRSGEVLAAVTADPTPVQGCRTVALGALRYLAVANPAYVARHFPNGVDEASLQAAPVLRYDRMDHLQARWAKDYCGVDLASPRHWVPSTQAFIDLTLAGFAWGMNPEMLAAPYVKSGRLVELLPGKVTEVRLYWQASRVGARLLEALTGDVQRAARKVLRQE
- a CDS encoding LysE/ArgO family amino acid transporter, producing MTDIFSTFANGFAITAALIMAIGAQNMFVLRQGLQREHVGPIVLFCVVSDGILISAGVAGMGAALELVPGLSLFLSLGGACFLGWYGAVAFRRAATSSSMQVAGGGGKTLVAALAGAAGFTFLNPHVYLDTVLLMGAVSSTIAEQLRPVFVAGALTASVIWFTALGFGARFLSPLFARPAAWKILDILVGTMMVTMAIGLLVHAFDLA
- a CDS encoding TetR/AcrR family transcriptional regulator, with amino-acid sequence MAAVSTAKKQPVRRRQADRREESRERILDAAEELLARRGYDGVTMREIASASATDTSLLHYYFNTKAGLFDAVIARRAGIVNETRQVSLDAYAAGHAGKMTAEGVVRAYLEPTFRFMMSGEPGFLNYGALIAKLNSTAMGGDVDTTHTPFDPVVRRLVEMLAEVRPDVKEADIYWFYHLMSGAISLSLAQTGRIDVLSGGQCRSGDFAAILDRMTRVFGEGFKSLGKLA
- a CDS encoding TonB-dependent receptor, with the translated sequence MIRVQRTLPARLLLAGASATALASGMPAIAQDTTGDEEALTIDTIVVTARRRDESIVEVPIAVSTFDADKLDMRGALDITALQRNTPNLTLQVSRGTNSTLTAFIRGVGQQDPLWGFEPGVGLYVDDIYIARPQGAILDIFDIERIEVLRGPQGTLYGRNTIGGAVKYVTRRLGQEPTFKVRTNLGNYEQRDLVASGSVPLGDKVALGAAIGWYNRDGYGTNHFTGAETNNKKSFAARLTLEATPSENLFFRLSADRTDDDSNANHGHREAAVPADWAVLPAVLPGYSPSAQPVPAGAFPVQANKYDTWAGLGDDNEVITQGLSGLVEWTLSDSLVFKSITAYRDGVTHGTGIDFDGTPAPILDISAGGSVYDDHQFSQELQLVIQRESWSGILGAYYLDALATGQYDTVLGIGAAAIPGVPTPHLTQGTSGEVDTKSIALFGDFDFDLGERWNLSLGGRWTRDKKEGTVFKANYLGLGSPISGATSSILIQTLTDYTRELTFEEFTPRVSLSYALADDMNVYAAYSRGFKSGGFDMRGDATATPATQEGYEPETVDSFEIGLKGNVLDGRLSFAGAIFHTLYDGQQVTSQQVNQSGTGVVSFVDNVGSSTINGAELEATAWFSNAFSVDFALGYVDAKFDEYLAYAPVGGSYVQVDVADQRQFQNTPEWNGNVALNYTVDMDTRGTLALRGALSFRSSINMFETPVPAIDQPAYELLDASIVWTAANEKWRVGIHGRNLTNERYRTGAYNFPGLAFGDSIIGFYGAPRTIFASIEYRY